The DNA region TAATGAGCATTCTATATCTCCTAATGTGGGGGCTATGGCTTTATATTTAGCAAAGCTTCGTAAACATCCCCTATATAGATTTTTTAAACAGACGACTCAAAACTTATTAAAAAATTCATCCATAGGAAAAGGTTTATTGGCTTTTGATTTAAAGTTAGAGAGGAGCTTAAAAAGTTTGCTTCTTGAGAATCCTATGTTTGAATATTTAGGATTTAAATATTTTGGTCCCTTTGATGGACATGATATTCCTTTACTCATCTCAGTTTTTAAGGGAATAAAGGATAATTTGTCTTGTCCTGTGTTGATCCATGTTACCACTAAGAAGGGTATTGGACATAAAGATGCAGAGGCAACTCCATCTAAATTTCATAGTATAGGCTCGAAATCTGAAAAAGAGAAAAAGGTACCAACTTATACGGAAGTGTTTGGTAAAGCTTTAGTAGAGCTTGGAGGAATGTATCCTGAGGTTGTGGCAATAACAGCTGCTATGCCTGAAGGGACAGGACTCTCTTATTTTGCACAAAGGTTTCCTGAAAGGTTTTTTGATGTAGGAATTGCAGAACAACACGCAGTAACTTTTGCAGCAGGTCTTGCAAAAAACGGCTTAAAACCTGTAGTTGCTATATATTCAACTTTCCTACAAAGATCTTTTGATCAAATAATACACGATGTATGTCTACAAAAGTTACCTATAACATTTGTTTTGGATAGGGCAGGTATAGTAAGCGATGATGGTCCCACTCATCAGGGGATTTTTGATCTCTCATATTTGCGTTTAATTCCTAATATGGTTATCGCTGCTCCAAAAGATGAATCAGAACTTAGAGATCTCTTGTATACTGCAATCAATTATCCCGGACCCTTTGCTATAAGGTATCCCAAAGGTAAAGGAGTAGGAGTTGAATTAAAAAATAGATTTGAAAAAATTGAAATTGGAAAAAGTGAAATAGTGAAACAAGGAAGGGATGTATTGATTCTTGCTATTGGTTCAATGGTTTATCCTGCTGTTGAAGCTGGGAATATTTTGAGATCAGAAGGTATTTATCCTACGGTAGTTAATGTTAGATTTCTAAAGCCCTTAGACATATTAACTTTAGAGGAGCTAATTTTATCTCATAATACTATAATAACTGTTGAAGAAAATGTGATTACAGGAGGACTTTTTGGGGCTATAGCAGAACTAATTAACATCTTAAAAATTAATAAAAAAGTTATTCCTATTGGACTTCCTGATAAATTTATTGAGCAAGGAAATGTACAACTCTTAAGAGACATATATGGCCTTAATGAATACAAAATAGCTGAAAAAATCATAAGTGTTTTGGAAGATATTAAGGTGTAAGGCTTGAAGGAAAAGGAAAGATTAGATGTATTATTAGTAAAAAGGGGCTTTTTTGAGAGTAGGGAAAAGGCGAGAGCTGCTGTTATAGCTGGCATAGTGAAAGTAAATGGTAACGTTGTAATTAAACCTGATTTAAAAATTCCTATCGACTCTCTGATTGAAATAAAAGAGAATATACCCTATGTTAGTAAGGGCGGTTTTAAATTAAAGAAAGCAATTGATACTTTTGAAGTTGATGTCAAAGGAAAGATTGCAGTAGATATAGGAGCAAGCACGGGGGGATTTACGGATTGTCTTCTTCAAGAGGGAGCTTTAAGGGTATATGCTGTCGATGTAGGAAAAGGACAACTTCATGAGAAATTGAGAAGAGATTCAAGAGTAATATTGAAAGAAGGGATAAATGCGAGGTATTTGAAAGAAGGCGATATTCCAGAAAAGGTGGATATTGTGACTATTGATGTTTCTTTCATATCTGTTTTAAAGATATTTCCATCTATAAAAAGTTTTTTGCATGGTGAAAGTATAATTATACCCCTAATAAAACCTCAATTTGAAGCCTCTCCTAAGGAAGTAAGCAGAGGAGGAATAGTAAAAAATATTGACGTACATATAAAAATATTAGAGAATATTAAAGAAACTTTAAAAGAGCAAGGTTTTTACATGCAAAAATTAACTTATTATTTGAGCAAAGAAGGTAAAGGAAATATTGAGTATCCCTCATTATTTACTTTAAAACCAGAGCGAGAAATAGAAGAAGTTGAGATAGAAAAAGTAGTTCAGGAGGCATTTTCAAATTGGAAATTAAGCTCCAAAAAATAGGAGTTTTTTATAATCCCAAAAAAAGAGAGGCAAAAAAGGGAATAGATATATTAAAGGATTGGGCTGAAAGAAGAGGAATAGAGGTTATTCCAGAGGGGTCTAATGTGGATCTTGGAGTAGCAATTGGAGGAGATGGAACTGTTCTTTATACTCTTCAAAAGCTTTCCATATATAACATACCTGTAGTCGGTATTAATACAGGAAGACTCGGATTCTTGACTACTGTGGAGTTTAAGGATATTGATGTACTTCTTGATTCCATAGAAAAGGGGAATTTTTTTATTGAAAAGCATCCAGTGATAAAGCTTACTATTGATCAAAATGTATTTTATGCATTCAATGAGGTGGTTTTTTTAAAATCAGAAAATACCCCTCTAATTTCTATAAATTTTATCTTTAACAATGGTTCCATATTAACTCCCCCGGCGGATGGAGTAATTGTAGCCACTTCAGCAGGATCTACCGCTTATGCTCTTTCGGCTGGTGGTGCAATTATTTTCCCTGAGTTAGAAGTTACAGAGGTGATTCCTATATGTGCTCATTCTTTATCTTCAAGGCCGTTGGTTTTAGATCTGAATAATATTAATATACAAGTAAAATTTCAGAGGAAGTCAACCCAAGTTGAGATATGGATTGATGGTAAGGAAATTGATATTGTAAGTAATAAGAATGAAATTACCATTAGTAAAGCAGATTTTTATGGAAGATTAATTTTCCTGCCTGGATGGGATTTTGTAAATAGACTTAAAAAGAAACTACATTGGAGGTAGAGAAGAATGTTATTAGCGTTAAGAGTAAAAGATTTTGCAATCATAGATGAGATTACCTTGGATTTTCATGATGGTCTGAATGTTATAACGGGTGAGACAGGTGCTGGAAAATCTCTTTTGGTAGATGCTCTTGCTTTTCTTTTAGGAGAGAGAGCCTCGACGGATATTATTAGGTCAGGAAGTAATAGGAGTGTAGTTGAAGCCATGTTTACCATGAATGAAGAGGTAGAAAGATTACTTGATGAATGGGAAATTCCAAAAGAAAAAGATGGTACTCTTTTAGTTTCTAGAGAGCTAAATAAGAGTGGAAGAAGCAAATGTAGAGTTAATGGTGAACTTGTTACAGTAGGAATGTTGGAAAGACTTCTTTCAAATATTGTTGAAATTCATGGACAACATGAACATCAGAAAATACTTCATAGGGATTTTCAACTTGAGGTTTTTGATAGGCTTGGTGGAGAAGAATTATTAGATCAAAAGAATAAGGTGAAGGAGTTATTTCTGAAGCTGAGAAATCTCTATTCTGAAAGGGACGAGATATATGGTAAGGAAAAAGAAAGACAACAAAGGATTGATCTTTTATCTTTTCAGATAGAGGAAATTGAGAAAGCAAATTTAAGAATAGGTGAAGAAGAAGAATTATTAGAGGAAAGACAGAAATTGCAAAATTACGAAAAAGTAAGAGTAGGCATAGAAGAAGCTATTAAGTTTTTATATGAAAATCCAGAGGGGATGTCAGCTTTTGAACAATTAGGAGAAGGTTTAGATATTATTAGATCTCTTTCCTCTATGGATGAAAATGTGGGAAATATTGTTAGTCTACTTGAAAATGCAAAGGTTTACCTTGGAGAGGCGGTGGACAATCTCATTAGATATAAAGATAGTATGAGTTTTGAGCCATCCACAATTGAGGAAATTGAAGAGAGACTATATCGAATCTCACAACTCAAGAGAAAATATGGGAAAAATATTGAGGAGATATTGAATTATAAAGAAAAAGCAAAAGAAGAACTTGATATGCTCTCTAATATGGAGGCGCGATTGGAAAATATTGAAGCTGAAATAAGTGCTGTTGAAGAGAAACTTCTCTATGAAAGCGAAAAACTCTCTGAGATGAGAAGGAATATGGTAGAAGATTTTGTTAAGAGAGTGGAAGAAGAGCTTTCCGAGCTTGGAATGGAACATGCAAAATTTGCTGTTGAATTTATGGAGCCGTCTTCGGGATTGAATATAAATGGAGTAAAAATAAGTGAAAAAGGTAGGGAAGTGATAGAGTTTATGTTGTCTTCCAATCCTGGAGAGTTATTTAAGCCATTAAGGCACGTAGCATCTGGAGGAGAATTATCCAGGGTCATGTTGGCTTTGAAGACTATTTTGAATGAGGTGGATAACACTCCTGTGCTTGTTTTTGATGAAATTGATGCTGGAATAGGGGGAGAGACTGCTTATCTTCTTGCACAAAAGTTGTGGAATATATCAAAAAAGAGACAAATTTTCTGTGTGACCCATCTGCCTCAGATAGCTGCTTGGGCAGATTATCATTTCCATGTAGAAAAAAAGGTAGTGAATGATCAGACTCGAATTAGAGTTTCCATGCTTGAGGATAAATCAAGAATTCTTGAACTTTCAAGGATGCTTGGCGGAAGTATAGTTTCTGATGTTAGTCAACAGCATGCAAAGGAATTATTAGTTAAAGCATCAGAACTTAAGAGTAGAGGAGCTTTAAATGATAGAGGAGGTGAAAATTGAATTGGAAGAAAAAATAATAGAAGAGAGTGAAAAATATAAAGGAAGGATAATTACAGTTAAGGAGTACAGAGTTGTACTTATAAACGGGAAAGAGACTAAGAGAGAAGTAGTGCATCATCCTGGAGCTGTGGCAATTTTGCCAATTTTAGAAGATGGATCTTTATTTTTTGTGAAGCAATATCGCTTACCAGCAAAAAAAATTCTTCTTGAGATTCCGGCTGGAAAATTAGATCAAGGAGAAAATCCTGAGGAATGTGCTTATCGGGAATTGGAAGAGGAGATAGGTTATGTTCCTGGAAATTTAAGGCTTATTCATACCTTTTATCCATCTCCAGGAATAAGCAATGAGATTTTATATCTTTTTGAGGCAACCAACTTAAGAAAAACAAAGAATAACCCTGACGAAGACGAGTTTTTAGAGGTTATAACTTTAAATAAAGAAGAGGTTAAAAGGTATCTTTTTGAAAATAGGTTTGAAGACTCTAAAACCTTAATTGGAGTTTATTATTATTTATACTCAAGGGGGAGTTAAATTATGATAATTGGAATTCCTAAGGAAATTAAACCTGAAGAGAATAGGGTAGCTATTGTTCCTGGAGGAGTGGAGACTTTAGTTAAAAGAGGGCATAAAGTTCTTATAGAAAAAGGAGCAGGATTTGGAAGTGGTTTTTCAGACGAGGAATTTGCTAAAGCCGGAGCTGTGATTGTGGAAAGACATGAAGATGTTTTTTATGAGGCAGAACTCATATTGAAAGTTAAGGAGCCATTACCTGAAGAGTACAATCTTCTTTCTGAAGGCAAAATTCTTTTTACTTACTTGCATCTTGCAGCGTCACAAGATTTAACTATGAACCTTTTAAAAAGAAAAATTATTGGTATAGCTTATGAGACTGTTCAAACTGACGATGGTTTTTTACCTCTTTTAGCTCCCATGAGTGAAATAGCTGGGAGGATGGCTCCTCAAGAGGGTGCTAAGTATTTAGAAAAAACCTTTGGAGGAAGAGGAATTTTACTTGGAGGAGTTCCTGGAGTTCCTCCAGCAAATGTGGTGATAATTGGAGCTGGAAATGTAGGATTTAATTCAGCAAGAATTGCTTATGGAATGGGTGCTTCAGTTACAGTTCTTGATATAAATCCCAGGAAATTACGATTTATTGATGATTACTTTCAGGGTAAAGTTATAACTATGTTTGCTGACGAATACAATGTAAGAATGGCTATTGAATATGCTGATCTTGTTATTGGAGCAGTTTTGGTTCCAGGTGCAAAGGCCCCTAAGATTATTACAAGAGAGCTTCTTAAAAACATGAAAAAGGGTTCGGTACTTGTGGATGTGGCTATAGATCAGGGTGGTTGTGCGGAGACTTCTCGTCCTACCACTCACAGAGATCCCATATATGAGGAGGAAGGAGTAATACATTATACCGTAGCAAATATGCCTGGTGCTGTACCAAGAACTTCTACAAGAGCTTTGACTTTAAATACCTTGCCTTATGTGATAGAAATTGCGGATAAAGGATGGAAAAGAGCAGTAATGGAGAATAGAAGTTTATCAAGGGGAGTTAATATAGCATATGGAAAGATAACTCATGAAGAAGTAGCAAAGGCTTTTGATCTCCCATATGTACCTTTAGAAGAGGTTATTAAAGGGGGAGCCTAATCATGGGCTCCCTTATGTTTTGTTTTTTAGTTGGTTTATTATTTCTTCTATATTATTTTTGTTAAAAATATAAATTTTACCACAGAATTCACACTTAACCTCAATAGATTTTTCCTTTTCAATTAGTTCTTCTAATTCTTTAATCCCCAATGCTATAAGAGTATTTTCTGCCCTCTCTCTATTACATCTACAGGAATATTTTAAGTACTCCCTTGAGAATTGTTCATAGTCAATATCTTTGAAAATTTTACTCATTATTTCCTCAGGGGTTTTACCTTCAAGAATCATTTTGCTTGGAGGATCAAGATTTTTAATATTACTTTCCAGAATATCAACCATATCATTATCAGCATTTTCTATTATTTGAACAATATATCCTCCTGCAGAAATTACTCTGCCATCTTTGTTTACGTATACTCCAGCAGCTACTGCCGAAGGCAATTGCTCTGAATAGGTAAAATAATAAGCTAAATCCTTGGCTATACCCCCAGAAATAAGAGGTACAACTCCTCTATAAGGCTCTTTTAAACCTAAATCTCTTATTACACTAAGAGTTCCATCTTTACCAACAGCTGATGGCACATCTAATTTTCCATCAGGAGTTGGCGGTAAATCAATATATGCTCTTTTGATAAACCCTCTTACGTTTCCTTTAGGATCTGCTTCTGCAAAAATATTTCCCAAAGGACCATTTCCAGTTATCTGTAAACTTATTCTTTCCTCGTCTTTTTTAAGCATTTTTCCCATGATTGCAGCAAGGGTAAGGGTTCTGCCAAGGGCTGCAATAGCTGTAGGAGAAGCTTTATGGATTTTTCTTGCTTGTTCCACAAGATCAGTTGTTCTTGCTACATATGCTACAATTCTTTTGTCCATTGAGATTCCTCTTATTAAATAATCCATTTTTTCACCTCCATTTAGATATTATACTTGACTTTTTAAAAGTTTTGTTCTTATACTTTTAAAAATTATGCAGTCAGGAGGCAAAAATATGCGGAAAGGTATAATTATAAGTTTTTTGTTTTTTCTTTTGGTGCTATATCCTGTTTTAGGGGCTGGTGCTGTTGAGAGGATTAAAAAAGTAGGAGTATTAAAGGTAGGAAGCGATGTGGCATATGCTCCCTTTGAATTTATGGAGGGTGATAAACCTGTAGGTTTTGATATTGATATTGCTCAGGAAATTGCAAAAGCTCTTGGGGTTAAATTACAGGTTATAAATACATCTTTTGATGGTATAATTGCAGCCCTAAAGGCTAAAAAGTTTGACATCATAATTTCTGCCATGACTATAACCGAAGAAAGAAAAAAAGAAATTGATTTTTCCATTCCTTATTATGATTCGGGACAGATTATTGTGGTGAGAAGTGAAAATAAAGATATTAAGTCGGAAAAAGATTTAAAGGATAAAGTAGTTGGGGTACAACTTGGAACAACCGGAGAACTTACTGCAAAGAAATTAAAAGATCAGATAGGGATAAAAGAGATTAGAAGTTATGAAACTATTCCTGAAGCCTTTATGGATCTTGAGTTAGGAAGATTGGATGCGGTTATTAACGATCTGCCAGTTTCTCTTTATTATTCTAAGAATAATCCAAAACTAAAATGTGTTGGAAAGCCTTTTACTATAGAGCAATATGGGATAGCAGTGAGAAAGGAAGATAAAGATCTTTTAAAGAAAATAAATGAGATATTGATTAATCTAAAGAAAACTGGTAAATATAATCAGATATACAAAAAGTGGTTTGGTGTAGAACCACCTAAGTAATAAGAGGTGAGAAGTTGGATTTTAATATAAATATATTTATCGAAAGTATACCTTATTTACTGAAAGGCGCAGTGGTTACATTGCGCCTTTCAGTAATTTCGGTAGCTTTTGGGATAATTCTTGGCTTATTTTTAGGACTTGCTCGTATATCCAAAAACTACCTATTAAGAATTCCCTCTACCATATATGTAGAAGTAATAAGAGGCACTCCTCTCTTAATGCAACTTCTGATCATCTATTATGCTCTGCCTTCTTTTGGAATAAATTTAGGGGCTATAACTGCTGCAATTGTAGGTTTATCTTTAAATAGTGCTGCATACACTGGAGAAATATTTAGGAGTGGAATACAGTCTATTGATAAAGGGCAAATGGAAGCTGCAAGATCTCTTGGCATGACCTATTTTCAAGCTATGAGATATATAATTCTTCCTCAAGCCTTTAGAAGGATTCTTCCACCTTTAACTAACGAGTTTGTCTCTATGTTAAAGGAAAGCTCTTTAGCCTCTACTCTTGCAGTTACAGAGCTTCTTAGAGCAGGAAGGGAGATCGTGGCTTGGAAGGCAAATGTATTTAGTCCATTTTTAGGAGTAACGTTAATATATTTATTAATGACCTTACCTTTAACAAGACTTTCAGTATGGTTAGAAAAGAGGTTGAAGACAGGTGATTAAAGTAGTTAATTTACACAAGAAATTTAAACATCTTCATGTTTTAAAAGGAATAAATTTAGAGGTTAAAAAAGGTGAAGTACTTGTGATCATAGGTCCCAGTGGAGGAGGAAAAAGTACTCTTCTTCGGTGTATAAATAGACTGGAAGAGCCTACTGAAGGAGAGATTTACATTGATGGGATAAAAATAACTGATTCTTCCGTAGATATAAATAAGGTTAGGCAAAAAGTTGGTATGGTTTTTCAACTTTTTTATCTTTTCCCACATCTTACGGTACTTGACAATATAACTCTTGCTCCTATAAAGGTTAAGAAAATGGATCCTAAAATTGCTACAGAAAAAGCATATGAACTTTTAAAAAGAGTTGGTCTTGTAGACAAAGCAAAGAGTTATCCATCTCAACTTTCAGGGGGACAACAACAGAGAATTGCTATAGCAAGAGCTCTTGCCATGGAACCAGAAGTAATGCTGTTTGATGAGCCTACCTCCTCTATAGATCCCGAAATGACAAAAGAGGTTTTAGATGTTATGAGAGAACTTGCCCACGAAGGTATGACCATGATAATTGCAACTCATGAGATGGGGTTTGCTAAAGAGGTAGCAAATAGGGTGATCTTTTTGGATCAAGGGAGAATTGTTGAAGAAGGTACTCCTAAGGAGATTTTTGAACACCCAAAAGAGGAAAGAACCATTGAGTTTTTAAGTAAGATACTTTCGGTTTGACAAGATAAATCTTTTTTGATAAATTAACCTTTAAATTTACCTCAATGGGGAGAGGATTAAAAGAAAGAGAGGTGATTAATTTCTTTGATTTCTCCATCGACAAAGTTATATGGACTTATAGGTTACCCATTAGGGCATTCCATATCTTTTTACATTCACAATGCCGCTTTTAGGGCATTATCTATTGATGCTTTATACTTAAACATCCCTATTGAACCAGAATTTTTCTCCAAAGCAATTTTAGGAATTAAATACCTTCCTATTTATGGCTTAAATGTTACTATACCTCATAAAGAAAGTATAATAGAGTTTTTGGATGAAATATCAGAGATTTCTAATATTCTTGGAGCAGTAAACACAGTTTATAGGGAAAACCATAAATGGAAAGGGGACAATACTGATTTTGGCGGATTTTTAAAGACTCTTGAGGATTTAAATCTAAGTAGTGATTTTTCTTGTTTAATTTTAGGAGCAGGAGGCGCAGCAAGGGCAGTAATTTATGCTGTACTTGAATATGGATTTAAAGAGGTTTATTTAACTAACAGAACTTACGAAAGAGCAGAAAAAATTGCTGTCGAGGTAAAGAAAAACAAGAATTTTGAAATAAAAGTTATACCTTGGGAGGATAGGGAAAAAATTAGTGAAAAAGTAATTTTGATAAATACCACTTCTATTGGTCTTGATGGAAAAGAAACTCCATGGAATGGAGACTTTAAAAAATTAGTTTTTGTATATGACATCATATACAATCCCAAAGAGACTCCTTTATTAAAACTCGCAAAAGAAAATAATGTGCCTTACAAAAATGGACTTGATATGCTCATATATCAAGCATGTCTTTCTTGGGAAAAATGGTTTGGTTTTGTGGGACCCTTTGAGGTAATGAAAAGGGAGGCTGAAAAGTTATTATGAGATTTTTGACCTCTGGAGAATCCCATGGAAAGGCTCTTATGGCGATTTTAGAGGGGGTACCTGCAGGTCTTCATATAACATCGGAGTATATAAATAAAGAGTTGAGAAGAAGGCAGATAGGATATGGACGTGGTAAGAGAATGGAAATAGAAAGAGACGAAGTAGAAATAATTTCTGGAGTAAGGGGAGGATACACTCTTGGAACTCCCATTGGAATTGTTATAAAAAATAGGGATTGGGAGAATTGGAAGAATGTAATGGACCCTGAAGAAATTTTGGAAGAAAAAATGGTTACAAAGCCAAGGTCTGGTCATGCGGATTTTGCTGGAGCAATTAAGTATCACTTTGAAGACATAAGAAATGTTCTTGAGAGAGCCAGTGCAAGAGAAACAGCGGCAAGAGTTGCAGTAGGCGCTATTGCTAAGGCTTTTCTTTCCGAGTTTGGTATTGAGATTATAAGCTTCGTAGAAGCCATAGATAGTATTGAAAACAGATTTGATATTAACAATTTTGAATGGGATGTTCTAAAGAGGAAAGCAGAAAAATCAGATTTGAGGATGATTGATGAAGAAAAGGAAAGACAGGCAAAAGAATTAATAGATAAAGCTAAGGAAGAAGGAGATACCCTTGGGGGAAGGTTTGTTCTTCTTGCAAGAGGAGTACCTATTGGGCTTGGAAGTCATGTTCATTGGGACAAAAGACTTGATGCTCTTATCTCTCATGCCATTATGAGTATACCCTCGGTTAAGGGGGTGGAGATTGGAGAAGCCCTTTATGCGAGCTTAAATAAGGGTTCAAAAGTTCATGACGAGTTTTATTTTGGAGAAAATAGACTTAGAAAGACAAATTATGCTGGTGGGATTGAGGGTGGAATTTCGAACGGTGAGATTATTATGGTTAGGGCCTTTGTTAAACCTATACCTACTTTGAGAAGACCTCTTAAAACTTTTGATATCAAAGAAAAGAAGATTACTGATGGATATTATGAGAGAAGTGATGTTTGTGTAGTGCCTGCTGCTGGGGT from Dictyoglomus turgidum DSM 6724 includes:
- the aroC gene encoding chorismate synthase; its protein translation is MRFLTSGESHGKALMAILEGVPAGLHITSEYINKELRRRQIGYGRGKRMEIERDEVEIISGVRGGYTLGTPIGIVIKNRDWENWKNVMDPEEILEEKMVTKPRSGHADFAGAIKYHFEDIRNVLERASARETAARVAVGAIAKAFLSEFGIEIISFVEAIDSIENRFDINNFEWDVLKRKAEKSDLRMIDEEKERQAKELIDKAKEEGDTLGGRFVLLARGVPIGLGSHVHWDKRLDALISHAIMSIPSVKGVEIGEALYASLNKGSKVHDEFYFGENRLRKTNYAGGIEGGISNGEIIMVRAFVKPIPTLRRPLKTFDIKEKKITDGYYERSDVCVVPAAGVVGESMLAFVLAKEFLNKFSGDHISEIKESFEKYKKYVYERLGWKS